A genomic segment from Lutibacter sp. A80 encodes:
- a CDS encoding LytTR family DNA-binding domain-containing protein, with translation MCNVFIIDDDLNTVQSITDVLNDYPEFDCIGTSSKPVNATNIILKETPDVVFFNIDTVFKNPFEFVQELNLFNNNSPIFIAISSSKKEIYNVIKNGFFDFLLNPLSEVEIRKTIIKLQKKRQRQFGKNICLKSYKDYQYLKTDEILYLKADNNTTDFHMDGGTVINAYKTLKTFEEILPNNFYRIHKSYIINKNFISRIQYGKSTCTISKTNIEVPFTKTYISAIEKINKSLTAYSYISVK, from the coding sequence ATGTGCAACGTTTTTATTATAGATGATGACTTAAATACTGTTCAAAGTATTACGGATGTTTTAAACGATTATCCTGAGTTTGATTGTATTGGAACTTCTTCAAAACCAGTAAATGCAACTAATATTATTTTAAAAGAAACCCCTGATGTGGTTTTTTTTAACATTGATACTGTTTTTAAAAATCCTTTTGAGTTTGTACAAGAACTAAACTTATTTAATAATAACAGTCCTATTTTTATAGCTATTTCTTCCTCTAAAAAAGAAATATATAATGTTATAAAAAATGGTTTTTTCGATTTTTTATTAAATCCATTGTCTGAGGTAGAAATTAGAAAAACAATAATAAAATTACAAAAAAAGAGACAAAGGCAGTTTGGTAAAAATATCTGTTTAAAGTCATATAAAGATTATCAATATCTTAAAACAGATGAAATATTGTATTTAAAGGCAGATAATAATACAACAGATTTTCATATGGATGGCGGTACTGTTATAAATGCATATAAAACACTTAAAACGTTTGAAGAGATATTACCAAATAATTTTTATAGAATTCATAAAAGCTATATTATAAATAAAAATTTTATTTCAAGAATTCAATATGGTAAATCTACTTGTACTATTAGTAAAACAAATATAGAGGTGCCTTTTACTAAAACTTATATTTCTGCAATTGAAAAAATCAATAAATCTTTAACAGCATATTCTTATATTTCTGTAAAATAA